From a single Rutidosis leptorrhynchoides isolate AG116_Rl617_1_P2 chromosome 5, CSIRO_AGI_Rlap_v1, whole genome shotgun sequence genomic region:
- the LOC139849289 gene encoding uncharacterized protein, giving the protein MARRSIYCPVYRRWSKLSSDKKKHVAKRKSLLNIVNLKFDVPDIAEGWILRSLGRKVKNWRARLKKQYYDPTLSLQEQYNSRCSQVQEDHWQKLVRYWNRRRNKQVSEKNKSNRAKKKLMQLTRKKGYTRVREEMKANNNGQEPSRFVMFEKCFSNNGNTNFLEAKDAIREMNELKKNIPPGTSDEPGLDDIFSKVKGNDKYRNADLYGLGVRATDLWGITPSRIAYT; this is encoded by the exons ATGGCCAGGAGAAGCATATATTGCCCAGTCTATAGGAGATGGAGTAAACTAAGTTCTGATAAAAAGAAACATGTTGCTAAAAGAAAATCGTTGCTTAACATAGTAAAT TTGAAATTCGATGTTCCTGATATTGCTGAAGGGTGGATCTTGAGATCATTAGGGAGGAAGGTAAAGAATTGGAGGGCAAGATTAAAAAAGCAATACTATGATCCAACTTTATCACTCCAAGAACAGTATAATTCTAGGTGTTCACAAGTCCAAGAAGATCATTGGCAAAAACTTGTAAGGTACTGGAATAGAAGACGCAACAAG CAAGTTAGTGAAAAAAACAAATCGAACCGGGCGAAGAAGAAGCTGATGCAACTCACTAGAAAAAAGGGTTATACACGTGTTCGAGAAGAGATGAAG GCAAATAATAATGGTCAAGAACCAAGCCGTTTTGTAATGTTTGAAAAGTGTTTCTCTAATAACGGCAATACAAATTTCTTGGAAGCTAAAGATGCCATT CGTGAAATGAATGAACTTAAAAAGAACATTCCACCTGGTACAAGTGATGAGCCTGGGCTAGATGACATTTTCTCGAAGGTGAAGGGAAACGATAAATATAGAAATGCTGACCTATACGGCTTAGGTGTCCGGGCTACTGATCTATGGGGTATAACACCATCTCGTATTGCTTACACATGA